In a genomic window of Chaetodon auriga isolate fChaAug3 chromosome 1, fChaAug3.hap1, whole genome shotgun sequence:
- the gins2 gene encoding DNA replication complex GINS protein PSF2, protein MDPSEVEFLAEKEMVKIIPNFSLDKVYLIGGDLGPFNPGLPVDVPVWLALNLKQRQKCRIVPPVWMDVDKLEEMRDLERKEDAFTPFPSPYYMELTKLLLNYASDNIPKADEIRTLVKDIWDTRVAKLRLSADSFISQMEAHAKLDNLTLMEINTIRAFLLDSLNCMYKLRSNLQPGSSKGQLSDY, encoded by the exons ATGGATCCCTCGGAGGTAGAGTTCCTCGCCGAGAAAGAAATGGTGAAGATAATCCcaaatttcagtctggacaaggTGTATTTGATCGGG GGCGACCTGGGTCCCTTCAACCCCGGACTGCCTGTTGATGTTCCCGTGTGGCTGGCCCTTAACCTCAAACAGAGGCAGAAGTGCCGAATTGTTCCTCCTGTCTGGATGGATGTTG ACAAACTGGAGGAGATGCGAGAcctggagaggaaagaggatgCCTTTACGCCTTTCCCCAGTCCTTATTACATGGAGCTGaccaagctgctgctgaacta TGCTTCTGACAACATCCCTAAAGCAGATGAGATCCGCACGCTGGTCAAAGACATCTGGGACACACGTGTTGCCAAACTCCGCCTCTCTGCTGACAGCTTCATCAGTCAGATGGAGGCTCATGCCAAG CTGGACAACCTGACGCTGATGGAGATCAACACCATACGAGCGTTCCTTCTCGACTCTCTCAACTGCATGTACAAACTACGCTCCAATCTGCAGCCTGGTTCAAGCAAGGGACAGTTATCAGACTATTGA
- the emc8 gene encoding ER membrane protein complex subunit 8 codes for MPIQLTSQAYCKMLLHAAKYPHFAVNGLLVAEKTKDRKKDSPSEPVLCVDCVPLFHGTLALAPMLEVALTLIDTWCKENNYVIAAYYQANERTKDSRPNQVAEKVAARISENFSEAAIVMVDNSRLTMSCFEPIVLIYDHHENKWKSREVTSDCFEDWGEAQKITSALLESRSYENLIDFDNHLDDLRNDWTNPVINKSVLDLC; via the exons ATGCCTATTCAACTGACAAGCCAGGCTTACTGTAAAATGCTTCTACATGCTGCGAAGTATCCTCATTTCGCCGTGAATGGTTTGCTGGTGGCAGAAAAAAccaaggacagaaagaaagacagccCCAGTGAACCGGTGCTGTGTGTGGACTGCGTGCCGCTGTTTCACGGCACTCTGGCTCTGGCACCGATGCTAGAAGTAGCTTTAACGCTG ATCGATACTTGGTGTAAAGAAAATAATTATGTCATTGCCGCTTATTATCAAGCCAATGAACGCACAAAGGATTCAAG ACCCAACCAAGTTGCAGAAAAGGTGGCTGCCAGGATTTCTGAGAACTTCAGTGAAGCAGCAATTGTTATG gtGGACAACAGTAGATTAACAATGAGCTGCTTTGAGCCCATTGTGCTCATCTACGATCATCACGAAAACAAGTGGAAAAGCAGAGAAGTAACCTC TGACTGTTTCGAAGACTGGGGCGAAGCACAGAAGATAACATCTGCCCTGCTCGAGAGCAGGTCTTACGAGAACTTGATTGACTTTGACAACCACTTGGATGATCTAAGGAACGACTGGACCAACCCTGTGATCAACAAGTCCGTCCTGGATCTGTGCTAA